The following are from one region of the Veillonella nakazawae genome:
- the yajC gene encoding preprotein translocase subunit YajC, whose amino-acid sequence MEDILQVLQTSWPILLMVVIFYFLLWRPQKKQQKERANLLGSLKKGQKIVTIGGIYGEIVELDDEKVKVQVSEKVELTFARSAIANVLSKKNKEEK is encoded by the coding sequence ATGGAAGATATTTTACAAGTGTTGCAAACTAGCTGGCCTATTTTGTTGATGGTCGTAATCTTTTATTTTTTATTATGGCGTCCACAAAAGAAACAACAAAAAGAGCGCGCTAATTTGTTAGGTAGTTTGAAAAAAGGCCAAAAAATCGTTACAATTGGCGGTATTTATGGTGAAATCGTTGAACTTGATGATGAAAAAGTAAAGGTTCAAGTATCTGAAAAAGTGGAGTTAACATTTGCGCGTTCTGCAATTGCTAACGTACTTTCCAAGAAAAACAAGGAAGAAAAATAA
- the tgt gene encoding tRNA guanosine(34) transglycosylase Tgt, translating to MPSITYELQKTCPHTGARAGLLHTPHGTFQTPMFMPVGTQATVKTMTPEELKAMGSQVILSNTYHLFLRPGPELVEEAGGLHKFMNWDQAILTDSGGFQVFSLGDMRKITEEGVTFRSHIDGSKQFLSPEVATKVQEQLGSDIAMAFDECIPYPADHDYAKRSTARTTRWAHRCQEARKAHDRQGMFGIVQGGMYKDLRKQSAEELVAMDFEGYSIGGLSVGEPHDLMNEILEYTTPLLPTNKARYLMGVGTADCLVEGVARGIDMFDCVYPTRVARNGMAMTWKGRLNIRNAQFAHDWGPLEEGCQCYTCKNYSRAYIRHLYKAEEILALRLVTYHNLYFLLEFMRQMRQAILEDRFPRFRMQFWDSFKK from the coding sequence ATGCCAAGTATTACCTATGAATTACAAAAGACATGTCCTCATACAGGGGCACGTGCAGGTTTATTGCATACACCACATGGTACCTTCCAAACACCTATGTTTATGCCTGTAGGTACACAGGCAACTGTTAAAACAATGACACCTGAAGAATTAAAGGCTATGGGTTCTCAAGTTATCTTGAGTAATACGTACCATTTATTCCTTCGTCCTGGGCCTGAACTTGTGGAAGAAGCAGGTGGGTTGCATAAGTTTATGAATTGGGATCAAGCTATTTTAACAGATAGCGGTGGATTCCAAGTATTTAGCTTAGGCGACATGCGTAAGATTACTGAAGAAGGTGTAACTTTTAGATCACATATTGATGGTTCTAAACAGTTTTTATCTCCAGAGGTGGCCACAAAGGTACAAGAGCAATTAGGTTCTGATATTGCGATGGCCTTTGATGAATGCATTCCATATCCAGCAGATCATGATTATGCGAAGCGTTCTACAGCGCGTACCACACGTTGGGCTCATCGCTGCCAAGAGGCTCGTAAGGCTCATGACCGTCAAGGTATGTTTGGTATTGTTCAAGGCGGCATGTATAAAGACTTGCGTAAACAAAGTGCGGAAGAGCTAGTAGCCATGGACTTTGAAGGCTATAGTATTGGCGGCTTATCCGTTGGGGAACCTCATGATTTAATGAACGAGATTTTGGAATATACCACACCATTGTTGCCAACTAACAAGGCTCGTTACTTGATGGGCGTTGGTACAGCGGATTGTCTTGTTGAAGGCGTGGCACGTGGTATTGATATGTTTGACTGCGTATATCCAACACGTGTTGCTCGAAATGGGATGGCTATGACTTGGAAGGGGCGCCTTAACATTCGAAATGCGCAGTTTGCTCATGATTGGGGCCCTTTAGAAGAAGGTTGTCAGTGCTATACATGTAAAAATTATTCCCGCGCTTATATTCGTCACTTGTATAAGGCGGAAGAAATTTTGGCATTGCGTCTCGTAACATACCATAATCTCTACTTCTTGCTTGAGTTTATGCGTCAAATGCGACAAGCTATTTTGGAAGATCGATTCCCCCGATTTAGAATGCAGTTTTGGGATAGCTTTAAAAAATAG
- the queA gene encoding tRNA preQ1(34) S-adenosylmethionine ribosyltransferase-isomerase QueA, producing the protein MKVTDFDYELPEELIAQHPVEPRDTARLLTLDKVTGEVAHKEHFYDLLDELHEGDVLVFNNTKVIPARLYGQRQGSGGKVEVLLLTPCGENRWECLVKPGKKCPIGQVIEFDDRLSGTVLDKTEFGGRIIEFTCNGVFDDVIQEIGEMPLPPYIHEKLEDKDRYQTVYAKEKGSAAAPTAGLHFTPELLEKIKAKGVELEFVTLHVGLGTFRPVSAETIEDHEMHSEFFVVSQETADRINAAKRNGRRIIAVGTTSVRTLESATNDEGILQGISGWTQIFIYPGYKFKMIDALVTNFHLPQSTLLMLISALAGREHCLAAYEEAVRERYRFFSFGDAMFIR; encoded by the coding sequence ATGAAAGTTACAGATTTTGATTATGAATTGCCAGAGGAACTAATTGCTCAACATCCTGTAGAACCTCGCGATACAGCAAGACTTTTAACCTTGGATAAGGTTACCGGTGAGGTTGCGCATAAAGAGCATTTTTACGATTTGCTTGATGAACTTCATGAAGGGGATGTACTTGTATTTAATAATACAAAGGTTATTCCTGCAAGATTATATGGTCAACGGCAAGGTTCTGGTGGCAAGGTAGAGGTATTGCTCCTCACTCCATGCGGTGAAAACCGGTGGGAATGCCTTGTTAAACCTGGCAAAAAATGTCCTATTGGTCAAGTCATAGAGTTTGACGACCGCTTAAGTGGGACTGTACTAGATAAGACTGAATTTGGAGGCCGTATCATTGAGTTCACTTGCAATGGTGTATTTGACGATGTGATACAAGAAATTGGTGAAATGCCATTACCTCCATATATTCATGAAAAGTTAGAAGATAAAGATCGTTATCAAACGGTATATGCTAAGGAGAAAGGTTCTGCTGCGGCTCCAACGGCAGGGCTTCACTTTACACCAGAGCTTTTAGAAAAAATAAAAGCTAAAGGCGTAGAGCTTGAGTTTGTAACCTTGCATGTTGGTCTTGGTACTTTTAGACCTGTATCGGCAGAGACGATTGAAGATCATGAGATGCATAGTGAGTTCTTCGTTGTATCTCAAGAAACCGCTGACCGTATTAATGCAGCTAAGAGAAACGGACGCCGTATTATTGCGGTAGGTACTACATCTGTACGTACACTCGAGTCTGCTACGAATGATGAGGGTATACTACAAGGTATTAGTGGATGGACTCAAATATTTATCTATCCTGGTTATAAATTTAAGATGATTGATGCATTGGTAACGAATTTCCATTTACCTCAATCTACATTGTTAATGTTAATTAGTGCATTAGCCGGTCGTGAACATTGTTTAGCGGCCTACGAAGAAGCTGTTCGAGAACGTTATCGCTTCTTTAGCTTTGGCGACGCTATGTTTATTCGTTAG
- a CDS encoding SpoIID/LytB domain-containing protein: MKTKRLQLMIMATLFLGVNIGGASVAQGATLQHKSTVVTKKPMPKSTVSTINVSKVNSTKKSTFRPLVTKPAPKPVSKVSSKPAAKPAASSATTKVQKTVAPKPVAKTTSTGVKSTASKVVKTSNANSIQANTAAITRNKVGSVVTPATERIEHVPNVRVLLGSRSTDAKVTSTANMVVLNSNNGQVSTISANRGTSVGVQGGKIVVNGKAIDSVVTLKPANSDAPFLFEGKGYRGGLTLRANNGKMMVINSVPLEDYLYGVVPQEVVPSWPAAALEAQAVAARTYALHTMEENKGKLYDVSTSTDHQVYNGVSGETQATTNAVNKTKGMVMLYNQRPINALFHSDGGGYTEDSVNVWGSDVPYLKGVKDFSTGTSTSNWTVTTSRQALESKLNAASKGVGKLKSIQLTPLGKPGQQTSDRGVSGRIKSATFIGTSGKTTVDGDSLRSILGLKSTLFDFYVNHNPAKGTGKAYHNFTGSNDTVYIKGHGWGHGLGMSQWGAAEMAKRATPGDANYYQTILRHYYSGITLKKMY; this comes from the coding sequence ATGAAAACGAAACGATTACAATTGATGATAATGGCAACTTTGTTTTTAGGTGTAAATATTGGCGGTGCTTCTGTTGCTCAAGGGGCAACATTGCAACATAAAAGTACAGTAGTAACTAAAAAGCCAATGCCGAAATCAACAGTATCTACAATAAATGTATCGAAAGTAAATTCGACTAAGAAGTCAACTTTTCGACCACTTGTAACTAAACCGGCCCCAAAGCCTGTGTCAAAAGTGTCGTCGAAGCCAGCTGCTAAACCTGCAGCATCTAGTGCTACAACGAAAGTTCAAAAAACAGTAGCTCCAAAACCTGTAGCAAAAACTACATCTACTGGTGTTAAGTCTACTGCATCTAAGGTTGTAAAAACATCTAATGCAAATAGCATTCAAGCTAATACAGCTGCTATTACGCGCAATAAAGTAGGTTCTGTAGTAACGCCTGCTACGGAGCGTATTGAGCATGTACCAAATGTACGTGTTCTATTAGGAAGCCGTAGCACCGATGCTAAGGTGACATCTACTGCCAATATGGTTGTGTTAAATAGTAATAATGGTCAAGTTAGTACAATTAGTGCGAATCGTGGTACATCTGTTGGTGTTCAAGGTGGTAAAATTGTTGTTAATGGCAAGGCCATTGATAGTGTAGTTACCTTAAAACCAGCTAATAGTGATGCGCCATTCTTGTTTGAAGGTAAAGGTTATCGCGGTGGACTTACATTACGTGCTAATAATGGTAAAATGATGGTCATTAACTCTGTACCTCTTGAAGATTATCTTTATGGCGTAGTTCCACAGGAAGTCGTTCCGTCTTGGCCTGCAGCAGCATTAGAAGCACAAGCTGTAGCAGCTCGCACTTATGCGCTTCATACAATGGAAGAAAATAAAGGAAAATTGTATGATGTGAGTACGTCCACAGATCATCAAGTCTATAATGGGGTTAGTGGTGAAACTCAGGCTACTACTAATGCAGTAAATAAGACAAAGGGTATGGTTATGCTATATAATCAACGCCCTATTAATGCCTTATTCCATTCTGATGGCGGTGGCTATACTGAGGATAGTGTTAATGTGTGGGGCAGTGATGTACCATATTTGAAAGGTGTAAAGGATTTTAGTACTGGCACATCTACATCGAATTGGACGGTTACTACCTCTCGTCAGGCCCTTGAAAGTAAGCTCAATGCAGCAAGTAAAGGGGTGGGGAAATTGAAGAGTATTCAATTGACACCACTTGGCAAGCCAGGTCAACAAACATCTGACAGAGGCGTGTCTGGACGTATTAAGAGTGCTACTTTCATAGGCACCTCTGGAAAGACGACAGTAGATGGCGATTCCTTGCGTAGTATTTTAGGTTTAAAATCTACACTATTTGATTTCTATGTAAATCACAACCCTGCTAAAGGCACGGGTAAGGCATATCATAACTTTACTGGTAGTAATGATACTGTCTATATTAAAGGCCACGGTTGGGGACATGGTCTTGGTATGTCTCAATGGGGCGCTGCGGAAATGGCTAAGCGTGCTACTCCAGGGGATGCTAATTATTACCAAACTATTTTGCGTCACTACTATAGTGGCATTACATTAAAGAAAATGTACTAA
- the ruvB gene encoding Holliday junction branch migration DNA helicase RuvB yields MNEEVRLVGNGEHEEDMWQYSLRPKFFNEYVGQEEAKGNLNVYIQAAKQRGEALDHVLLYGPPGLGKTTLAGIIANELGVNFRITSGPAIEKSGDLAAILTNLDDHDVLFIDEIHRLSRSVEEVLYSAMEDYAIDIIIGKGPSARTVRIDLPKFTLVGATTRAGALAAPLRDRFGIINRLEYYKQPELEFIVTRAAEILNIGIEPTGASEIARRSRGTPRIANRLLKRVRDFAQVIGDGVITQDIADDALQRLYIDKEGLDRIDRRVLECIIEKYDGGPVGIDTIAAAISEERDTIEDVYEPYLMQLGFLGRTPRGRVATKLAYEHLGISQTGK; encoded by the coding sequence ATGAACGAAGAAGTACGCCTTGTCGGAAATGGCGAGCACGAAGAAGATATGTGGCAATATAGCCTACGACCAAAGTTCTTTAATGAGTATGTAGGTCAAGAAGAGGCTAAAGGTAATCTAAATGTGTATATTCAGGCGGCTAAGCAACGTGGTGAAGCCTTAGATCACGTATTGCTCTATGGTCCACCAGGTCTTGGGAAGACTACTTTGGCAGGGATTATTGCGAATGAATTGGGTGTTAATTTTCGCATAACCTCTGGGCCTGCCATTGAAAAGTCTGGTGACTTGGCTGCCATCTTAACAAATTTAGATGACCACGATGTACTATTTATCGATGAAATTCATCGCTTGTCTCGCAGTGTAGAGGAAGTATTGTACTCTGCTATGGAGGACTATGCTATCGATATTATCATCGGTAAGGGCCCAAGTGCTCGAACGGTGCGCATTGATTTGCCAAAGTTTACTTTGGTAGGTGCCACTACACGGGCCGGGGCTTTGGCGGCGCCTTTGCGGGACCGCTTTGGTATTATTAACCGGTTGGAATATTATAAACAACCGGAATTAGAGTTTATTGTGACGCGGGCCGCAGAAATACTCAATATTGGTATTGAGCCGACTGGGGCTAGCGAAATTGCGCGTCGTTCAAGGGGAACGCCGCGTATCGCAAATCGTCTACTTAAACGGGTACGTGATTTTGCACAAGTTATTGGTGATGGGGTTATCACTCAAGACATTGCAGATGATGCGTTACAACGTTTATATATAGATAAAGAAGGACTCGATCGAATCGATCGACGTGTGTTGGAGTGTATTATTGAAAAGTATGATGGTGGTCCAGTAGGTATTGATACTATTGCGGCAGCTATCAGCGAAGAGAGAGATACCATCGAAGATGTGTATGAACCATATTTGATGCAACTAGGTTTTTTAGGACGTACACCGCGTGGGAGGGTGGCTACTAAACTTGCCTATGAGCATTTAGGTATTTCACAGACAGGGAAATAA
- the ruvA gene encoding Holliday junction branch migration protein RuvA — MIGYVRGIVTHLFKESCYVDVHGVGYRVYVPTTTRQQLIEGHEATLFTYLNVREDAMQLYGFWTEEEYELFILLISVSGIGPKVGLGILSGMTPEAFKLAVINGQVQQLTKLPGIGKKSAERLVLELKDKLAKMTHISTESPAVIQPIGVTASGAAGEAIEALVSLGYSERDVADIVESLDDGKRDVSELIKVSLIELGKGR, encoded by the coding sequence ATGATAGGGTATGTACGGGGCATCGTAACACATCTCTTTAAAGAGTCTTGTTACGTAGATGTACATGGTGTAGGGTATCGCGTTTATGTGCCGACCACTACGCGTCAACAATTGATCGAAGGTCATGAGGCAACGCTATTTACGTATTTGAATGTGCGGGAAGATGCAATGCAACTCTATGGCTTTTGGACGGAAGAGGAATATGAGCTATTTATTCTACTCATTTCTGTTTCCGGTATAGGGCCTAAGGTGGGGTTAGGTATTTTGTCTGGCATGACACCGGAGGCTTTCAAATTAGCTGTTATTAATGGCCAAGTACAGCAATTAACCAAATTGCCTGGCATTGGCAAGAAGTCTGCAGAGCGACTTGTTCTTGAATTAAAGGATAAGTTAGCTAAAATGACACATATCTCTACGGAGTCACCGGCGGTGATTCAGCCAATTGGCGTTACTGCAAGTGGAGCTGCGGGAGAGGCTATTGAAGCTCTTGTATCATTAGGATATTCCGAGCGAGATGTGGCCGATATTGTGGAGTCTTTAGATGATGGTAAACGCGATGTATCTGAGTTGATTAAAGTCAGCTTGATTGAGCTTGGGAAAGGACGATAA
- the ruvC gene encoding crossover junction endodeoxyribonuclease RuvC, translating into MRIIGIDPGTAICGYGIIDVKGSKLTPVAYGAITTPKELTDSQRLEILFNDLSDILEEFKPDKFGVEELFFNRNVTTAIKVGQARGVILLAAEQQRIPIYEYTPLQIKQAVTGYGKADKNQVIYMTMNILGIREKIKPDDTADALAVAICTAHSSHNDRLKRLV; encoded by the coding sequence ATGCGAATAATAGGTATTGACCCAGGCACGGCTATATGTGGATATGGCATTATTGACGTGAAGGGCAGCAAATTAACGCCAGTAGCCTATGGGGCTATTACAACTCCTAAGGAATTAACTGATTCACAACGGTTAGAAATTTTATTTAATGATCTAAGTGATATTCTAGAGGAATTTAAACCGGATAAGTTCGGCGTAGAGGAATTGTTCTTCAATCGCAATGTAACGACGGCGATTAAGGTTGGGCAAGCACGTGGAGTTATCTTGTTAGCAGCTGAACAACAGCGTATTCCTATTTATGAATATACACCGCTACAAATCAAGCAAGCTGTTACAGGATACGGTAAGGCTGATAAGAATCAGGTTATTTATATGACCATGAATATTTTGGGGATTCGTGAGAAAATTAAGCCCGATGATACGGCAGATGCATTAGCTGTTGCCATCTGTACGGCCCATAGTTCTCACAATGATAGATTGAAGAGGTTGGTATAA
- a CDS encoding YebC/PmpR family DNA-binding transcriptional regulator, with amino-acid sequence MSGHSKWANIKHKKGKTDALKAKLATKIGREITVAARMGGADPTGNMRLKLALQKARENNIPKDNIQRAIDKGVGATDMNAYEEIVYEGYGPAGVAVTVEVMTDNRNRAAADVRHAFSKQGGNLGESGCVGWMFKSKGVFVIDKEGHDEDELTMLALEAGAEDLKSEDDVFEIYTTPEDYDAVESALADAGIETEVAKITMIPDTTIELTGDDAVKMQKMLDVLDDLDDVQNVYHNGILPDDEEE; translated from the coding sequence ATGTCAGGACATTCAAAATGGGCAAATATTAAACATAAAAAAGGTAAAACCGATGCATTGAAGGCTAAATTGGCTACGAAAATCGGTCGTGAAATTACTGTAGCAGCACGTATGGGTGGTGCCGATCCAACAGGTAATATGCGTTTGAAATTGGCTTTACAAAAAGCTCGTGAAAATAATATTCCTAAGGATAATATTCAACGTGCCATCGATAAAGGCGTTGGTGCTACGGATATGAACGCATACGAAGAAATCGTATATGAAGGTTATGGTCCAGCTGGTGTGGCTGTTACTGTAGAGGTTATGACGGATAATCGTAACCGTGCGGCTGCCGATGTACGCCATGCATTCTCTAAACAAGGTGGTAACCTTGGTGAAAGCGGTTGTGTAGGTTGGATGTTTAAATCTAAAGGCGTATTCGTTATCGATAAAGAAGGTCATGACGAAGATGAATTGACTATGTTAGCTCTTGAAGCGGGCGCAGAAGATCTTAAGTCCGAAGATGATGTATTTGAAATTTATACTACTCCTGAAGATTATGATGCGGTAGAATCAGCTCTTGCTGATGCGGGCATTGAAACAGAAGTAGCGAAAATCACAATGATTCCAGATACTACAATTGAATTGACTGGTGATGATGCTGTAAAAATGCAAAAAATGTTAGACGTATTGGATGATCTTGATGATGTACAAAATGTATATCATAACGGTATTTTGCCAGACGACGAAGAAGAATAA
- a CDS encoding RNA methyltransferase, with protein sequence MANLYIGLVHYPIMNKHKEVITTAITNYDIHDIARASITYDVSKYFVIHNIPAQRELVRTIMEHWKSGFGSTYNPDRKDAFTGVELVNSIAVAVRMIEDLEGMKPIVATTDARTYDNTISYARMREHLENEGRPVLVLFGTGYGMTKETMESFDYILEPIYGHGEYNHLSVRSAVSIILDRLRGEAWWNK encoded by the coding sequence TTGGCTAATTTATATATTGGGCTTGTTCATTATCCAATTATGAACAAGCATAAAGAGGTCATTACGACGGCCATTACAAATTATGATATTCACGATATTGCACGAGCATCTATTACCTATGATGTATCTAAATATTTTGTGATTCACAATATACCTGCTCAGCGTGAGTTGGTGCGCACCATCATGGAACATTGGAAATCTGGATTTGGTTCTACTTACAATCCAGATCGCAAGGATGCTTTCACCGGCGTGGAGTTGGTTAACTCTATTGCAGTAGCAGTGCGAATGATTGAAGACCTAGAAGGTATGAAACCTATTGTGGCGACAACAGATGCGCGTACCTATGATAATACAATTTCCTATGCACGGATGCGTGAACATCTTGAAAATGAGGGGCGCCCTGTGTTAGTATTATTTGGTACCGGTTATGGTATGACAAAAGAAACGATGGAAAGCTTTGACTATATTTTAGAACCTATATATGGCCATGGTGAATACAATCATTTATCTGTGCGTAGTGCCGTTTCAATCATCTTGGATCGATTACGGGGCGAAGCATGGTGGAATAAATAG
- a CDS encoding glutathionylspermidine synthase family protein, whose product MESYIDELDTNILPFVDYEGYDDRYPALTAQSFPAEFYDEIRHASRMLFQIFCKAAKVFQQAPDEFALNMDMPENLIPYLHRGNPLGLPTWLSRFDFVLDDRGQLRMVEINADTPCFLIESYYANGVAARYFDKIDPNADANNELKRFLKRVYEGTSRKKYSVTNKHQNVMIDNETEPFVFGCFHDYLEDYGTTQFLLRAMKSACPDADVRFLSFYDMVIDDDGILLSDGSHAANLYRLHPMELLIDETTADGEPLGEMFLDLYNEYRFNLFNPPEAIILQNKSFMSLVYALYLTNQFFTAPERDIIERYLTPSYFESDFLNLDDGLYIQKEIWGREGRNIQVVQKRGNQAELYMEKFVDNYDDIVCRDSKKVMYQEFIKQKHFIHTVDSGMKEGCLTLSCFMLGDQASAVGCRFSPEEIAGTEAYFVPLLVD is encoded by the coding sequence ATGGAATCGTATATAGATGAACTTGATACAAATATTTTGCCCTTTGTAGATTATGAGGGCTATGATGATCGGTATCCTGCTCTTACTGCACAATCCTTTCCAGCCGAATTTTATGATGAAATTCGACATGCGTCACGCATGTTATTTCAAATATTTTGTAAAGCAGCTAAGGTATTTCAACAGGCACCTGATGAGTTTGCACTCAATATGGATATGCCAGAAAATTTGATTCCCTATTTACATCGTGGGAATCCATTGGGCTTACCTACATGGTTATCTCGATTTGACTTTGTCCTTGATGATAGAGGGCAATTGCGCATGGTAGAGATTAATGCGGATACACCGTGCTTTTTAATTGAAAGCTATTATGCTAATGGTGTAGCTGCACGATATTTCGATAAAATAGATCCTAATGCAGACGCTAATAATGAACTTAAACGTTTTTTGAAACGCGTATATGAAGGAACGTCTCGTAAAAAATATAGTGTGACTAATAAACATCAGAATGTGATGATTGATAATGAAACGGAGCCTTTTGTTTTTGGGTGCTTTCATGATTATTTAGAGGACTATGGTACTACACAGTTTCTCTTACGTGCCATGAAATCAGCATGTCCAGATGCAGATGTACGATTTTTATCCTTTTACGATATGGTCATTGATGATGATGGTATTCTGTTATCTGATGGTAGTCATGCAGCCAATCTGTATCGTTTACATCCTATGGAACTATTGATTGATGAAACTACAGCAGATGGTGAACCACTAGGTGAAATGTTTTTAGATTTGTATAATGAATACCGCTTTAATCTATTTAATCCACCAGAGGCGATTATTTTACAGAATAAATCGTTTATGTCCTTAGTGTATGCTCTATACTTAACAAACCAATTTTTTACGGCCCCTGAGCGAGATATTATCGAGCGCTATTTGACGCCGTCCTATTTTGAAAGTGATTTCCTGAACCTTGATGATGGACTTTATATTCAAAAGGAAATTTGGGGACGTGAAGGGCGAAATATTCAGGTTGTTCAAAAACGTGGAAATCAAGCTGAATTATACATGGAGAAATTTGTAGATAACTATGATGATATAGTTTGTCGGGACAGCAAAAAGGTTATGTATCAGGAATTCATTAAGCAGAAACACTTTATTCATACCGTAGATAGTGGTATGAAAGAAGGCTGTTTGACATTATCTTGTTTTATGCTTGGCGATCAAGCCTCTGCAGTCGGTTGTCGTTTTTCTCCTGAAGAAATTGCCGGCACTGAAGCATATTTTGTACCGCTTTTAGTAGATTAA
- a CDS encoding DUF350 domain-containing protein, with product MIYIPDILLTIFYACFGIFLMLTANTVIDFFVPGKFSEEIKRGNCAVAWLSAGSFIGIGEILRAVIMSPVVATADTSLLHGVVASIVYAILGIVLFVTGYMFINLWHRKYNLSEEIMRGNTAAGILVFGIFVGLALVVSGAVH from the coding sequence ATGATTTATATACCAGATATATTATTGACGATTTTTTATGCTTGTTTTGGAATTTTTCTAATGTTAACAGCTAATACTGTTATTGATTTCTTCGTGCCTGGAAAATTTAGTGAAGAAATTAAGCGTGGTAACTGTGCTGTCGCATGGCTCTCAGCAGGTTCATTTATCGGCATTGGTGAAATCTTGCGCGCTGTCATCATGTCTCCTGTAGTGGCTACAGCTGATACATCTTTATTGCACGGTGTTGTGGCCAGTATCGTATATGCTATTTTAGGAATTGTATTATTTGTAACAGGCTATATGTTTATTAATTTATGGCATCGAAAATATAATTTATCTGAAGAGATTATGCGTGGTAATACGGCAGCGGGTATCCTCGTCTTTGGCATCTTTGTAGGTCTTGCTCTCGTTGTTAGTGGTGCTGTGCACTAA
- a CDS encoding NAD(P)H-binding protein translates to MKALVLGATGAVGRHIVDSLIDNHEIQEIHVFVRRQVTYTSPKVIVHIVNFYEPREWAHLVTGDILFSAMGTNRKQAGSKEAQWTVDYTYQYEMARIAAQNGVKKYGLVSSLGANPKSPFFYMSMKGQLEEVILELPFEAIVIARPATLIREEPKLVERISCAIFGVINKAHILMSQEPVKTVDLANVLVKATIGQQYGISIIENETIHERIGYFKA, encoded by the coding sequence ATGAAAGCTTTAGTATTAGGTGCTACTGGTGCAGTTGGTCGCCATATTGTAGATTCATTGATTGACAATCATGAAATTCAAGAAATTCATGTATTTGTACGTCGTCAAGTTACGTATACATCTCCAAAGGTAATCGTTCATATCGTCAATTTTTATGAACCTCGTGAATGGGCACACTTAGTAACAGGGGATATTTTATTCTCTGCTATGGGCACAAACCGCAAACAAGCAGGCTCTAAAGAAGCACAATGGACAGTCGATTATACTTACCAATACGAAATGGCTCGCATTGCAGCTCAAAATGGTGTGAAAAAATATGGTTTAGTATCCTCTTTGGGGGCAAATCCAAAATCTCCATTCTTCTATATGTCCATGAAAGGACAATTAGAAGAGGTTATTTTAGAGTTGCCTTTTGAAGCGATTGTTATTGCTCGTCCAGCTACATTGATTCGAGAAGAACCTAAGTTGGTGGAACGCATTAGCTGTGCTATATTTGGTGTTATCAACAAAGCTCATATATTAATGAGCCAAGAACCCGTAAAGACGGTTGACCTAGCAAATGTCCTTGTAAAAGCTACAATAGGGCAGCAGTATGGCATTTCCATTATTGAAAATGAAACGATTCATGAGCGGATAGGCTATTTTAAAGCTTAA